One segment of Aquimarina sp. BL5 DNA contains the following:
- a CDS encoding cellulase family glycosylhydrolase encodes MIYRSFIIISFIVINGLILLGISQTLSYLNTGADRSMMLHVGVKNKQAYIPKVNWKDTINPARPIEKQTMIDIQKDYINSWYVRNVGYITYDSLGIFDFYTESARENLMRGIEFNIENNIKVVSTTLKHNLALDFYSADGQLVVFEDQNVTSYTQFFKENELQFETTDTSDYKIAMLLEDGFWRVRHIVKQPLAKPDTIQQKKSPHVRGNKIIIDSSTYQIKGINYYPQKTPWNMFGDDFEIATIKKDLEIIKNAGLNTIRIFVPYEEFGKEYVKVEKLQKLQQVLDLAEETNLKVVLTLFDFYGNYAIDDWTFTHRHVEQIVHAIKDHNALLAWDIKNEPDLDFESRRKETVLAWLNEMIRQVRSLDNVHPITVGWSSIEFANLLRDDLDIISFHYYKDLENFSESFNTISSINKPLVLQEFGLSSNSGLWAPFGNSEKDQAFYHEKFQKIIQENELHYMSWTLYDFDNIPTSVVGRLPWRKNAQKHFGFIDSEGNKKDAFQFISY; translated from the coding sequence ATGATATATAGATCTTTCATTATTATTTCATTTATAGTAATAAATGGACTTATTCTGTTGGGTATAAGTCAAACATTATCCTATCTCAATACTGGTGCAGATCGTTCTATGATGCTGCACGTTGGTGTAAAAAACAAACAAGCCTATATCCCCAAGGTCAATTGGAAAGACACTATAAATCCTGCAAGACCTATCGAAAAACAGACCATGATAGATATCCAAAAAGATTATATTAATTCTTGGTATGTTAGAAACGTAGGATATATAACCTATGATTCATTAGGGATTTTTGACTTCTATACAGAAAGTGCTCGAGAAAATTTAATGAGAGGTATTGAGTTTAATATCGAAAATAATATAAAAGTAGTTAGTACTACCTTAAAGCACAACTTGGCGTTAGATTTTTATAGTGCTGATGGACAGTTAGTGGTTTTTGAGGATCAGAATGTAACATCTTACACGCAGTTTTTTAAAGAAAATGAGTTACAGTTTGAAACTACAGACACCTCTGATTACAAAATTGCCATGCTATTAGAAGATGGATTCTGGAGAGTTAGACATATTGTTAAACAACCTTTGGCTAAACCGGATACCATACAACAAAAAAAATCTCCGCACGTAAGAGGAAACAAAATTATAATCGATAGTAGCACCTATCAAATTAAAGGCATTAATTATTATCCCCAAAAGACTCCTTGGAACATGTTCGGCGATGATTTTGAAATCGCTACCATTAAAAAGGACTTAGAAATTATTAAAAATGCTGGGCTTAATACTATTAGAATTTTTGTGCCCTATGAAGAGTTTGGCAAAGAGTATGTAAAAGTTGAAAAACTCCAAAAGCTACAACAAGTATTAGACCTTGCAGAAGAAACTAACTTAAAAGTAGTACTAACTCTTTTTGACTTTTACGGAAATTATGCCATTGATGATTGGACTTTTACGCATAGGCATGTAGAGCAAATCGTACATGCGATAAAAGATCATAACGCACTTTTGGCTTGGGATATTAAAAATGAACCTGATTTAGATTTTGAGAGTAGAAGAAAAGAAACCGTACTGGCTTGGTTAAACGAGATGATTCGTCAAGTGCGATCTTTAGATAATGTACATCCTATAACGGTCGGCTGGTCATCCATAGAATTTGCAAATTTACTAAGGGATGATCTAGACATTATTTCTTTTCATTACTATAAAGATTTAGAAAATTTCTCGGAATCTTTTAATACGATATCTTCCATAAACAAACCTTTAGTGTTACAAGAGTTTGGCTTATCTTCTAATAGTGGTTTATGGGCTCCGTTTGGGAATTCTGAAAAAGATCAAGCTTTTTATCACGAGAAATTTCAGAAAATAATACAAGAGAATGAACTGCACTATATGTCTTGGACATTGTACGATTTTGACAATATCCCAACCAGCGTAGTTGGTAGATTGCCCTGGCGTAAAAATGCTCAGAAACATTTTGGATTTATTGATTCTGAAGGAAATAAAAAAGATGCTTTTCAGTTCATAAGTTATTGA
- a CDS encoding glycosyltransferase: MKLAIVTAYPPSKVTLNEYAYHLVKHFRQHKQLTEIILLTDTAPDQADINFEEDGCKITVKQSWKFNSYTNVMSVMKAVNQTKPDAILFNLQFMKFGDKKIAAALGLLLPLLCKRKGIPTIALLHNIMEQVDLGNAGFTTNKVLQKIYNFIGTTLTKFILSADKVAVTISKYVDILEQKYKVDNIVLIPHGTFEIPEEPSYESSGDILKVMTFGKFGTYKKVEVMIEAVEIVRKRTQKNLEIVIAGTDNPNVLGYLDTVKENYKNVPQLTFTGYVEEEDVPVIFKESAMVVFPYTSTTGSSGVLHQAGSYGKAVVMPDLGDLSILVKEEGYRGEFFAPDDVESLANAIEKIVVNPEYRTELGKANYQAATALPMSTITKMYLDTFNNIKIGTSKKKEKELHGVSA, encoded by the coding sequence ATGAAACTAGCCATTGTAACAGCTTATCCACCTAGTAAAGTAACCTTAAATGAATATGCATATCATTTGGTAAAACATTTCAGACAACATAAACAATTAACTGAAATTATTTTACTTACCGACACTGCTCCCGATCAAGCGGATATCAATTTTGAAGAAGATGGTTGTAAAATTACCGTAAAACAATCTTGGAAGTTTAACTCCTATACCAATGTAATGTCCGTAATGAAGGCTGTGAATCAGACTAAACCAGATGCTATTCTATTTAATCTACAATTCATGAAGTTTGGGGATAAAAAAATAGCTGCTGCTCTCGGGTTATTATTACCATTATTATGTAAGAGAAAAGGAATTCCTACGATTGCGTTATTGCATAATATTATGGAGCAAGTTGATTTAGGAAATGCTGGTTTTACAACTAATAAAGTCTTGCAAAAAATATATAATTTCATTGGAACTACGCTTACTAAATTTATACTTTCTGCAGATAAAGTAGCTGTTACTATAAGTAAATATGTAGATATTTTGGAACAAAAATATAAGGTGGATAATATTGTATTAATTCCTCACGGGACTTTCGAAATACCAGAAGAACCTTCTTACGAATCCTCTGGAGATATTTTAAAAGTAATGACTTTTGGTAAGTTTGGAACTTACAAAAAAGTTGAGGTAATGATAGAAGCAGTAGAAATAGTAAGAAAAAGAACTCAGAAAAATTTAGAAATAGTAATTGCTGGAACCGACAATCCTAATGTTTTAGGCTACCTAGATACTGTAAAAGAGAATTATAAAAACGTTCCTCAATTAACTTTTACAGGATATGTAGAAGAAGAAGATGTTCCGGTTATTTTTAAAGAAAGTGCGATGGTAGTTTTTCCCTACACATCTACAACAGGAAGTTCTGGAGTATTACATCAAGCTGGGAGTTATGGTAAAGCTGTGGTTATGCCAGATTTGGGAGATCTTAGTATTTTAGTAAAAGAAGAAGGATATAGAGGAGAGTTTTTTGCTCCTGATGATGTAGAAAGTTTAGCGAATGCAATTGAAAAAATAGTTGTAAACCCTGAATATAGAACAGAACTAGGAAAAGCTAACTACCAAGCAGCGACTGCTTTGCCAATGAGCACAATCACAAAAATGTATTTAGACACATTTAACAATATCAAAATTGGTACAAGCAAAAAGAAGGAGAAAGAATTACATGGAGTATCTGCTTAA
- a CDS encoding STAS domain-containing protein: MKLQIINQKGTYEINGDFTGLNNHLVKDHFNYLLDHYQEVIMCLKKVKKMDKRAIRVLQIIHKKAVKRGKVLFILGRENKNIVPTFKQTKTSYIFRNDY; the protein is encoded by the coding sequence ATGAAATTACAAATCATAAATCAAAAAGGAACATATGAAATTAACGGAGATTTTACTGGATTAAACAATCATCTTGTAAAAGATCATTTTAATTACTTACTTGATCATTATCAAGAAGTAATAATGTGTTTGAAAAAAGTAAAAAAAATGGATAAAAGAGCTATCCGTGTATTGCAGATCATTCATAAAAAAGCAGTAAAAAGAGGAAAAGTACTTTTTATATTAGGAAGAGAAAATAAAAATATAGTACCTACATTTAAACAGACTAAAACATCTTATATCTTTAGAAATGATTATTAG
- a CDS encoding STAS domain-containing protein has protein sequence MALQITNNYGILEIQGDIKGTNVKSLKHHFEHLLQHKDQIVLSLENVKKIDISGVSALTKLHKKAMSLNKIFYIIGKNNKAINKAFGKNSYVLRNNYL, from the coding sequence ATGGCACTGCAAATAACAAATAACTATGGAATTTTAGAAATCCAAGGAGATATTAAAGGAACAAATGTAAAATCTCTTAAACATCATTTTGAGCATCTATTACAGCATAAAGACCAAATAGTATTAAGTCTCGAAAATGTAAAAAAAATCGATATTTCTGGAGTTAGTGCATTAACAAAACTTCATAAAAAAGCCATGAGCCTAAACAAAATTTTTTACATTATTGGAAAAAACAATAAAGCAATAAATAAGGCATTCGGAAAGAATAGTTATGTTTTAAGAAACAATTATTTATAA
- a CDS encoding oligosaccharide flippase family protein: MTIKSYTPALTVEQKFMCSVIIVNAGNYIYNLLLGRILGPELFADAALLITFLLVLSFIAMTFQLATAKFSVLFEKNILSNFINLSYRYASLIGIVLGILVIIFAKDLQTVFNTKSAGMFTIFGFGIPIYFIMSVNRGVFQGTKKFGQLAITYQGEMISRLLFTLVLIYVLPFQPIFSIAIGIVISFIFGLIPFKMKDISVFKNQTLPKEHTKHIIRFFMLTAFYELTQIIINNSDILLVKHYFEEYEAGLYASLALIGRVVYFVAWMFVMLLLPKVVEKQKDGEATAPILFKYVGYITILSTCIVFGCYLFPETVINLMFGSEYITVAPLLWKYAIATSLFAIANIFAYYFLSLDQYIPVVLSGLLGISQVVLIVYFHDSLIQVVVMQIFAMAILLVFQILYFLKKEKWNTTKTYNT, from the coding sequence ATGACTATTAAGAGCTACACCCCTGCATTAACTGTAGAGCAAAAATTCATGTGCAGTGTGATTATCGTAAACGCAGGTAATTATATCTACAACCTTTTACTTGGAAGGATTTTAGGCCCTGAGTTATTTGCGGATGCAGCATTATTGATCACATTTCTCTTAGTATTGTCATTTATAGCAATGACTTTTCAATTGGCTACGGCAAAATTCTCTGTTCTTTTTGAGAAAAACATCTTAAGTAATTTCATAAACCTCAGCTATCGATATGCTTCTCTTATCGGAATTGTTCTTGGAATTTTAGTCATCATATTTGCTAAAGATTTACAGACTGTTTTTAATACAAAATCAGCAGGAATGTTTACCATTTTTGGTTTTGGTATACCTATATACTTTATCATGAGTGTAAATCGAGGAGTTTTTCAGGGGACAAAAAAGTTTGGTCAACTTGCTATAACCTATCAAGGAGAAATGATCAGTAGATTACTATTTACTTTAGTATTGATCTATGTATTGCCTTTTCAGCCCATATTCTCTATTGCTATAGGAATTGTTATATCATTCATTTTTGGATTAATACCTTTTAAAATGAAGGATATTTCAGTTTTCAAAAATCAAACGCTCCCTAAAGAACACACCAAGCATATTATTAGATTTTTTATGCTAACAGCATTCTATGAATTAACTCAAATCATCATTAATAATAGCGATATTCTATTAGTGAAACATTATTTTGAAGAATACGAAGCGGGTTTATATGCCTCATTGGCTTTGATAGGTCGTGTAGTGTATTTTGTTGCTTGGATGTTTGTGATGCTATTATTACCTAAAGTGGTAGAAAAACAAAAAGACGGAGAAGCAACAGCCCCTATTTTATTTAAGTATGTTGGATACATTACTATACTTTCGACATGCATTGTTTTTGGATGTTACTTATTTCCTGAAACCGTAATTAATCTAATGTTTGGTTCTGAATATATTACAGTTGCTCCTTTATTATGGAAATATGCCATTGCCACATCCCTATTCGCAATTGCGAATATCTTTGCCTACTATTTTTTATCATTGGATCAGTATATCCCCGTTGTATTATCCGGATTATTAGGGATTTCTCAAGTAGTACTCATTGTATATTTTCATGATAGTTTAATTCAGGTAGTAGTGATGCAGATATTTGCTATGGCTATTCTTTTAGTATTTCAGATACTGTATTTCTTAAAGAAGGAAAAATGGAATACAACAAAAACCTATAACACTTAA
- a CDS encoding DUF4114 domain-containing protein translates to MKKITLFILLFLTISFTNAQQAFDCNEAKFYQVISGSLRSYDPITGTYSTPLHTTPSYNAGGYNVVDDFLYAIRSSDKHLLRIGLDQVVDLGAVASNGGVQFGGGYAADVDNEGNLWVFQNNGGRQSFHKIINLQDYDGTTAPTFEIVVANQASPNTCADIVFIDGHLYGGSRGNVYKWDLGTTTPVFSSKTVTDLPNDTFGACYTDTSNRLYVSSNKGGLHLVNDYEGASPYATLLNNTEVTNQNDGFKCAAGVSPIDADADEVLDPYDKDTDGDGIPDVVEGGGIDPYGDDDADGIFNYLDPDFGNTCNSGVSLAFDSDRDGVPNALDLDSDNDGIYDIVEAGLGSYDTNGDGLFNMNDDGFLDSDLDGIADIVDIDQTGVAFFPNDTDSDLIYDPYDIDADQDGIIDLIEGQNSVNFVTLSGSDQDRDGIDDAFDPDQGGTPQGYQNTDGTDTPDFLDTDSNNDGILDTVDAYDTNNDGIADTLIANTDFDQDGLDDNFDTKETVFDSDNGDQNPNSFPVASIGERYQYLGTYDVNGIPDYLVADRTIDSEVLTKIDTALPEGNSVANRNPNYIYGGYDTDIILEGTTNISITFISENTEYKNLLGYYTYDINSPLTTAPSPEDITVILPNASASGSNGGLASGNTVNLGSFPTNTGIGWVLLVDSWDNNTIDEGIWQLYSQTSFNPECDEALRPHNVLLADTENEQIILGFEDLRRDYPGTDHDFNDLLFFITADQYSSLKTNNIPELEQEGEVTSGNDGGLESNGDLASLIAKRNFTRSKTNKVYNKKKLQKVFNPDDVYNKTENNEDLSIYFPLTGASGAEVPFISTPEDLIEITNATSVFSIDYYDGESRVGAALATTTNGSIYDHSKTICDRLNGSVLEDIRTLKVRNYTMVNTKIRRPSGELEQALHFSVRLDEFQNELFSLWNIDQYPEGEYLNFQIWGGSIPQVVNIANTVIDKLLEEKGLGKTFIPSNIPSVFVQKGFYKNGKLELDIVNKEQSNQIYFTGNKRITELSNEELITSSIPLSGSYQEKITIETGHLFDIGFAIKGDDNEKIDALYLADGPWGLDYQEEGVEITDFDIIQSEDREDQENYYPVERDITVTGSLKETLNIFRNILGGDLILDVSEYNELEFELLADKEVEVILITEDLIDWDDRLRYIITTDGSKQLYNIPFSEFTNPNGENASEAKNVRSIVFSIQGNYIDFSLFEIEVSKLAFKVSEEVLGIEDYTNEVSKDKMYNYPNPFKNTTTIALPIAHKKLNIRVIDMLGRVVQQEELKVSVNQPRTTTFTSKNLNPGVYQYVIIGDKSKEYVGNFIIY, encoded by the coding sequence ATGAAAAAAATTACTTTATTTATACTCCTATTTTTAACGATTAGCTTCACGAATGCTCAACAAGCTTTTGATTGTAATGAAGCGAAATTTTACCAAGTAATTTCAGGATCATTAAGGTCCTACGACCCTATCACGGGAACGTATTCTACCCCTTTGCATACAACCCCTAGTTATAATGCGGGAGGATATAACGTAGTAGATGATTTTCTGTATGCAATTAGAAGCAGTGATAAACACTTATTAAGAATTGGTTTGGATCAGGTGGTAGATTTAGGAGCTGTTGCTTCTAATGGAGGTGTCCAATTTGGAGGAGGCTATGCTGCGGATGTCGATAATGAAGGAAACCTGTGGGTGTTTCAGAATAATGGAGGTAGGCAATCTTTTCATAAAATCATAAATCTCCAAGATTATGATGGTACCACAGCGCCAACATTTGAAATTGTTGTCGCTAATCAGGCATCTCCAAATACTTGTGCGGATATAGTTTTTATTGATGGACATCTTTATGGAGGTAGTAGAGGAAATGTATACAAATGGGATTTAGGTACAACCACACCTGTTTTTAGCTCTAAAACAGTTACAGATTTACCTAATGATACTTTTGGTGCTTGTTATACAGATACTAGTAATAGATTATATGTATCTAGTAATAAGGGAGGTTTACATTTGGTTAATGATTATGAAGGTGCATCTCCTTATGCAACACTACTAAATAATACAGAAGTTACCAATCAAAATGATGGTTTTAAGTGTGCTGCAGGAGTTTCTCCGATTGACGCAGACGCAGATGAAGTATTAGATCCATATGATAAGGATACGGATGGTGATGGTATTCCTGATGTTGTAGAAGGCGGAGGAATTGATCCTTATGGAGATGATGATGCAGATGGAATATTTAATTACTTAGATCCCGATTTTGGAAATACTTGTAATAGTGGTGTTTCTCTTGCATTCGATAGCGACAGAGATGGTGTACCTAATGCCCTAGATTTAGATAGTGATAATGACGGAATCTATGATATTGTAGAAGCTGGATTAGGAAGTTATGATACGAATGGGGATGGTTTATTTAATATGAATGATGATGGCTTCTTAGATTCGGACTTAGATGGTATTGCGGATATTGTTGATATAGATCAAACTGGGGTAGCATTTTTTCCTAATGACACCGATAGTGATTTAATATATGACCCTTATGATATTGATGCAGATCAAGATGGAATTATCGATCTCATAGAAGGACAAAACAGCGTAAACTTTGTAACTCTTTCTGGTTCAGATCAAGATAGAGATGGTATCGATGATGCTTTTGATCCTGATCAAGGTGGAACTCCACAAGGATATCAAAACACAGATGGCACTGATACGCCAGATTTTCTAGATACAGATTCTAATAATGATGGTATACTAGATACCGTTGATGCATATGACACCAATAACGATGGTATTGCAGATACGTTAATTGCTAATACCGATTTTGATCAGGATGGTCTTGATGATAATTTTGATACAAAAGAAACAGTTTTTGATTCGGATAATGGAGATCAAAACCCTAACAGTTTTCCAGTTGCTAGTATAGGAGAGAGATACCAATATTTAGGCACGTATGATGTTAATGGAATTCCTGATTATTTAGTGGCAGATAGAACTATTGATTCTGAGGTATTGACAAAAATAGATACTGCATTACCAGAAGGAAATTCTGTAGCGAATCGCAATCCTAATTATATTTATGGAGGATATGATACAGATATCATTTTAGAAGGTACTACGAATATATCAATCACTTTTATTAGTGAAAATACTGAATATAAAAACCTATTGGGTTATTATACTTACGATATTAATTCACCACTTACAACAGCTCCATCACCAGAAGATATTACTGTTATTCTTCCCAATGCATCAGCTTCAGGAAGTAATGGAGGATTAGCTTCCGGTAATACTGTAAACCTAGGTAGTTTCCCTACCAATACAGGAATTGGATGGGTGCTATTAGTAGATTCATGGGATAACAATACAATCGATGAAGGAATCTGGCAGCTGTATTCTCAAACTAGTTTTAATCCAGAATGTGATGAAGCTCTAAGGCCTCATAATGTACTTTTAGCAGATACCGAAAACGAGCAAATTATACTAGGTTTTGAAGATTTAAGAAGAGACTATCCAGGTACTGATCATGATTTTAACGATCTACTATTTTTCATAACAGCTGATCAATATTCATCTCTTAAAACGAATAATATTCCTGAACTAGAGCAAGAGGGCGAAGTTACTTCTGGTAATGATGGTGGTTTAGAAAGTAATGGGGATTTGGCAAGTTTAATTGCTAAAAGAAATTTTACTCGATCCAAAACAAATAAAGTTTACAATAAGAAAAAATTACAAAAAGTATTCAACCCTGACGATGTATATAATAAAACAGAAAACAATGAAGATTTAAGTATTTACTTCCCATTAACTGGAGCTTCTGGCGCTGAAGTTCCATTTATATCTACTCCAGAAGATTTGATAGAAATCACGAATGCAACATCTGTATTCTCTATAGATTATTATGACGGAGAAAGCAGAGTCGGAGCAGCATTAGCCACAACAACTAATGGAAGTATTTATGATCATTCTAAAACTATCTGTGATCGATTAAATGGTTCTGTTTTAGAGGATATCAGAACATTAAAAGTTCGTAATTACACAATGGTAAATACTAAAATAAGAAGACCTTCCGGTGAATTAGAACAAGCCTTACACTTTTCTGTTAGGTTGGATGAATTTCAGAATGAATTATTTAGTTTATGGAACATTGATCAATACCCTGAAGGAGAATACCTTAATTTTCAGATTTGGGGAGGTTCCATCCCTCAAGTAGTAAATATTGCAAATACGGTTATCGATAAACTTTTAGAAGAAAAAGGATTAGGCAAAACATTTATTCCGTCTAATATACCTTCTGTATTTGTTCAGAAAGGATTTTACAAAAACGGAAAACTTGAGCTTGATATTGTAAATAAAGAACAGTCTAATCAAATTTATTTTACCGGAAACAAAAGAATTACAGAGTTATCCAATGAGGAACTGATTACTTCATCAATACCGTTATCGGGATCATATCAAGAAAAAATTACTATAGAAACAGGACATCTGTTTGATATTGGATTTGCAATCAAAGGAGATGATAATGAAAAAATAGATGCGCTGTATCTAGCTGATGGACCATGGGGTCTTGATTACCAAGAAGAAGGTGTTGAGATTACAGATTTTGACATTATACAAAGTGAAGATCGTGAAGACCAAGAGAACTATTATCCAGTAGAAAGAGATATAACCGTAACAGGTTCTTTAAAAGAGACGCTAAATATATTTAGAAATATATTAGGAGGAGATCTAATATTAGATGTTTCTGAGTATAACGAATTAGAGTTTGAGTTATTAGCTGATAAAGAAGTAGAGGTTATCCTTATTACTGAAGATTTAATAGATTGGGATGATCGATTAAGATATATCATTACTACAGATGGTAGTAAACAACTATATAATATACCGTTTTCAGAATTTACAAATCCTAATGGAGAAAATGCCTCTGAAGCAAAAAACGTGAGAAGTATTGTATTCTCTATTCAAGGAAATTACATTGATTTTTCTTTATTCGAAATCGAAGTATCTAAACTCGCATTTAAGGTTTCAGAAGAGGTTTTAGGTATAGAAGATTACACGAACGAAGTATCCAAAGATAAAATGTACAATTATCCTAATCCTTTTAAAAACACAACAACTATAGCGTTACCTATAGCGCATAAAAAACTTAATATTCGCGTAATTGATATGCTAGGAAGGGTTGTACAGCAAGAAGAACTAAAAGTATCAGTTAATCAACCAAGAACGACAACTTTTACTTCTAAAAATCTTAATCCTGGAGTATATCAATATGTTATTATTGGAGATAAATCGAAAGAATATGTAGGGAATTTTATAATATATTAA
- a CDS encoding dolichyl-phosphate beta-glucosyltransferase → MKKTGIIIPCYNEYYRLEKEKFCKFLNENPNYHLCFVNDGSSDKTSEMLHQLKKTNYHKISVIDLEVNQGKATAVQTGANYLNTLSYIDNIAFLDADLSTSLEELDNLVQKLNSNDQLKMVFGSRKAESASEIERSFMRKILSNFVGFFIRVILQLPIKDTQCGAKVFKKEIIDNIYHKRFISRWLFDIEIFLRLKKHIGLKDLLNTISEEPLDSWIEVEGSKITIKDSFLIPFNLILIWANYLTIRTESKSASDIFNLKTQIGMVR, encoded by the coding sequence ATGAAGAAAACAGGAATTATTATTCCATGCTATAATGAATATTATAGGCTGGAAAAGGAGAAGTTTTGCAAATTTTTAAATGAAAACCCTAACTATCACCTATGTTTCGTGAATGATGGTAGCTCAGATAAAACCTCTGAAATGTTACATCAATTAAAGAAAACAAATTACCATAAAATCTCAGTAATCGACTTAGAAGTTAATCAAGGTAAAGCCACAGCCGTACAAACAGGAGCTAATTACCTTAATACATTATCTTATATAGATAACATCGCATTTCTAGATGCTGATTTATCCACATCCTTAGAGGAGTTAGATAATTTGGTGCAAAAATTAAATAGTAATGACCAATTAAAAATGGTTTTTGGTTCTAGAAAAGCAGAAAGTGCTAGTGAGATCGAACGAAGTTTTATGAGAAAGATCTTGTCCAATTTTGTAGGATTCTTTATTAGAGTTATTCTTCAGTTGCCAATTAAAGACACTCAATGTGGTGCTAAAGTTTTTAAGAAAGAAATTATAGATAATATCTATCACAAAAGATTTATCAGTAGATGGTTATTTGATATCGAAATATTCTTAAGACTTAAAAAACATATCGGACTAAAAGATCTACTAAATACGATCAGTGAAGAGCCTCTTGATAGCTGGATAGAGGTAGAAGGATCTAAGATCACAATTAAGGATTCATTTCTTATCCCTTTTAATTTGATATTAATATGGGCTAATTATTTAACCATCAGGACAGAAAGCAAAAGTGCTTCAGATATTTTTAACCTAAAAACACAGATAGGTATGGTAAGATAA